The following coding sequences lie in one Notolabrus celidotus isolate fNotCel1 chromosome 6, fNotCel1.pri, whole genome shotgun sequence genomic window:
- the LOC117814200 gene encoding LOW QUALITY PROTEIN: E3 ubiquitin-protein ligase TRIM21-like (The sequence of the model RefSeq protein was modified relative to this genomic sequence to represent the inferred CDS: inserted 2 bases in 1 codon) yields MSAASCLLTEDQFLCSICLDVFTDPVTLSCGHNFCKSCITEHWDVKVQHDCPNCKRFFNTKPELQVNTFISEMVAQFRQKASSXSSSSEQRVSKPGEVPCDACTGTKLKALKSCLVCLVSYCETHLEPHLTASRLKRHQLIDPVENLEGRMCEKHDKLLELFCKNDQMCVCALCTYSDHKTHDVVPLREGYEGKKAELGKTEAEIQQMIQKRRLKLEEFKQSVELSKKNADREMAEGVQVFSALMETVERRLNNLTDTIKEKQRETEEQAEGFIKELQQEISELEKRSSEVKKLSRSEDHLHLLQNITALNAAPPTKNWTGVRVHPPSYEETVVRAVKQLEETLSEQMKKLFEAELKRVQQYEVDLTLDPDTAHPKLILSDDGKQVHCGDEEKNLPNNPERFDSCVNVLSKQSFSSARFYFEVQVKGKTKWDLGVVRESINRKGIITLSPQKGFWTIWLRNENEYAACVEPRVRLSLQSDPEKVGVFVDYEEGLVSFYDVDAAALIYSFTGCSFTEKLYPYFSPCNNDGGKNSAPLIISPVNQTEESNH; encoded by the exons ATGTCTGCTGCCAGCTGTCTGCTGACTGAAGATCAGTTCCTGtgctccatctgtctggatgtgttcactgatccTGTCACCTTGTCATGTGGACACAACTTCTGTAAAAGCTGCATCACTGAACACTGGGATGTTAAAGTCCAACATGATTGTCCAAACTGTAAAAGGTTTTTCAACACCAAACCTGAGCTACAGGTCAACACCTTCATCTCTGAGATGGTCGCTCAGTTCAGACAGAAAgccagcag cagcagcagctcagagcaaCGCGTTTCCAAACCAGGAGAAGTTCCCTGTGACGCCTGCACTGGAACCAAACTGAAGGCCCTGAAGTCCTGCCTGGTGTGTCTGGTTTCTTACTGTGAGACTCACCTGGAGCCTCACCTGACAGCTTCACGTCTGAAGAGACATCAGCTGATCGACCCTGTGGAGAACCTGGAAGGCAGGATGTGTGAGAAGCACGACAAACTGCTGGAGCTGTTCTGTAAGAACGACCAGATGTGTGTCTGCGCGCTGTGCACCTACTCAGACCACAAGACTCATGATGTTGTTCCTCTGAGAGAAGGATATGAAGGAAAGAAGGCCGAGCTGGggaagacagaggctgaaattcagcagatgatccagaagagacgACTGAAGCTTGAagagttcaaacagtcagtggaGCTCAGCAAGAagaatgcagacagagagatggcagAAGGTGTTCAGGTCTTCAGCGCTCTGATGGAGACTGTTGAGAGACGCCTAAATAATCTGACGGACACgatcaaagagaagcagagagagacggaggaacaGGCTGAAGGCTTCATCAAAGAGCTGCAACAGGAAATCTCTGAGCTGGAGAAGAGAAGCTCTGAAGTGAAGAAGCTCTCACGCTCTGaagaccacctccacctcctccaaaacatcaCGGCCCTGAACGCTGCTCCACCCACCAAGAACTGGACTGGAGTCAGAGTCCATCCACCTTCATATGAGGAGACTGTGGTGAGAgctgtgaagcagctggaggagacgctcagTGAACAGATGAAGAAGCTGTTTGAGGCCGAGCTGAAGAGAGTCCAGCAGTATGAGGTGGATCTGACTCTTGATCCTGATACAGCACATCCTAAACTCATCCTGTCTGATGATGGAAAACAAGTTCATTGtggagatgaagagaagaaCCTCCCAAACAATCCAGAGAGATTTGATTCTTGTGTTAATGTCTTATCAAAGCAGAGTTTCTCTTCAGCCAGATTTTACTTTGAGGTTCAGGTTAAAGGGAAGACTAAGTGGGATTTAGGAGTGGTCAGAGAGTCGATCAACAGGAAGGGAATAATCACACTGAGTCCTCAGAAAGGTTTCTGGACGATATGGTTGAGGAATGAAAATGAGTACGCAGCTTGTGTTGAACCTAGagtccgtctctctctgcagtctgatcCTGAGAAGGTGGGGGTGTTTGTGGACTATGAGGAGGGTCTGGTCTCCTTTTATGACGttgatgctgcagctctgatctaCTCCTTCACTGGCTGCTCCTTCACTGAGAAACTCTACCCATACTTTAGTCCCTGTAATAATGATGGAGGTAaaaactctgctcctctgatcaTCTCTCCTGTCAACCAAACTGAGGAGAGCAACCACTGA
- the LOC117814202 gene encoding LOW QUALITY PROTEIN: E3 ubiquitin-protein ligase TRIM21-like (The sequence of the model RefSeq protein was modified relative to this genomic sequence to represent the inferred CDS: inserted 2 bases in 1 codon) — protein MSAASCLLTEDQFLCSICMDVFTDPVSTPCGHNFCKSCITEHWDVKVLYDCPNCKEVFKTRPELKVNTFISEMAAQFRQSAQQEASSSSSEQQVSKPGEVPCDVCTGTKLKALKSCLVCLVSYCETHLEPHLTMSGLKRHQLIDPVENLEGRMCEKHDKLLELFCKNDXMMCPYSDHKTHDVVPLREGYEGKKAELGKTEAEIQQMIQKRRLKLEEFKQSVELSKKNADREVEEGVQVFSALMETVKRRLNNLTDTIKEKQRETEEQAEGFIKELQQEISELEKRSSEVKKLSRSEDHLHLLQNITALNAAPPTKNWTGVRVHPPSYEGTVVRAVKQLEETLSEQMKKLISEAELKRVQQYEVDLTLDPDTAHPDLILSDDGKQVHDSDVRKNLPNNPERFDPCPCVLSKQSFSSGRFYFEVQVKGKTGWALGVVRESINRKGLITLSPEKGFWTIYLRNENEYKALADPRVRLSLQSDPEKVGVFVDYEEGLVSFYDVDAAALIYSFTGCSFTEKLYPYFGPCENDGGKNSAPLIISPVNQTEESNH, from the exons ATGTCTGCTGCCAGCTGTCTGCTGACTGAAGATCAGTTCCTGTGCTCCATCTGTatggatgtgttcactgatccTGTCAGCACACCATGTGGACACAACTTCTGTAAAAGCTGCATCACTGAACACTGGGATGTTAAAGTCCTCTATGATTGTCCAAACTgtaaagaggtttttaaaacaagACCTGAGCTGAAGGTCAACACCTTCATCTCTGAGATGGCTGCTCAGTTCAGACAGTCAGCTCAACaggaagccagcagcagcagctcagagcaaCAAGTTTCCAAACCAGGAGAAGTTCCCTGTGACGTCTGCACTGGAACCAAATTGAAGGCCCTGAAGTCCTGCCTGGTGTGTCTGGTTTCTTACTGTGAGACTCACCTGGAGCCTCACCTGACAATGAGCGGTCTGAAGAGACATCAGCTGATCGACCCTGTGGAGAACCTGGAAGGCAGGATGTGTGAGAAGCACGACAAACTGCTGGAGCTGTTCTGTAAGAACGA CATGATGTGCCCCTACTCAGACCACAAGACTCATGATGTTGTTCCTCTGAGAGAAGGATATGAAGGAAAGAAGGCCGAGCTGGggaagacagaggctgaaattcagcagatgatccagaagagacgACTGAAGCTTGAagagttcaaacagtcagtggaGCTCAGCAAGAagaatgcagacagagaggtggAAGAAGGTGTTCAGGTCTTCAGCGCTCTGATGGAGACTGTTAAGAGACGCCTAAATAATCTGACGGACACgatcaaagagaagcagagagagacggaggaacaGGCTGAAGGCTTCATCAAAGAGCTGCAACAGGAAATCTCTGAGCTGGAGAAGAGAAGCTCTGAAGTGAAGAAGCTCTCACGCTCTGaagaccacctccacctcctccaaaacatcaCGGCCCTGAACGCTGCTCCACCCACCAAGAACTGGACTGGAGTCAGAGTCCATCCACCTTCATATGAGGGGACTGTGGTGAGAgctgtgaagcagctggaggagacgctcagTGAACAGATGAAGAAGCTGATCTCTGAGGCCGAGCTGAAGAGAGTCCAGCAGTATGAGGTGGATCTGACTCTTGATCCTGATACAGCACATCctgatctcatcctgtctgatgATGGAAAACAAGTTCATGACAGTGATGTGAGGAAGAATCTCCCAAACAATCCAGAGAGATTTGATCCTTGTCCCTGTGTCTTATCAAAGCAGAGTTTCTCTTCAGGCAGATTTTACTTTGAGGTTCAGGTTAAAGGGAAGACTGGGTGGGCTTTAGGAGTGGTCAGAGAGTCGATCAACAGGAAGGGACTAATCACACTGAGTCCTGAGAAAGGTTTCTGGACGATATATTTGAGGAATGAAAATGAGTACAAAGCTCTTGCTGACCCTAGagtccgtctctctctgcagtctgatcCTGAGAAGGTGGGGGTGTTTGTGGACTATGAGGAGGGTCTGGTCTCCTTTTATGACGttgatgctgcagctctgatctaCTCCTTCACTGGCTGCTCCTTCACTGAGAAACTCTACCCATACTTTGGTCCCTGTGAAAATGATGGAGGTAaaaactctgctcctctgatcaTCTCTCCTGTCAACCAAACTGAGGAGAGCAACCACTGA